In Leptospira montravelensis, the DNA window AGTTAAAAAATGGGGAACTTATCAAATTATCAAATCTGAGAAAAACACTTTTGATGCCAGAAAAAGAGTTAAATGACATTCTTGAAAAATTAAATGGAGCAAAACTTTTAGAAATCACTGAAGACAAAAGGATAGCGCCCGTAAAACTAAAAGAACAAATCGATTTGGTAGCATTGTATGAAGAAACTTCTAGTTTTAAATTAGGTGCACCGAAAGACCTAATGAAAGTTTCACCCAAACTGAAAGAAAGTTTAAATCAGATAGAGGAAAAATTAAAAGAGGAATTAAAGAAGATCTCTTTTAAAGATTTGGTTTAAGTCGATAAAAATGAAAGGAATTTCTTTTTATTTAGGTTAGTGAACTTTAGCCTATCTGGCGTAAGGTGAAAGGCTAACATTTACAGATAAGGATTTTTTTTCACTGGCGGAAGTGAGGCAGACATTTGTTTGTAAATCTCTTCTGCAAGCCCCATAGATTCATTTTGAGAAATGTTCTTCGCATACTCATCGTATAACATATCTTCAAAAATTTCTTCCGCATAACCACCATCGATCATTTTTTCTTTATGGATGGTGTTTTTCATTTCTTTTAACATCATCTTCACAAAAACCGATTCAAATTCTACTGATGCATCATAAAGTTTTTTTCTATAAGGATCTTCTTTAATTTCTTCACGAATGTTTTGTGGAACTCGGAGAGAAGAGGAACTCACCTTCCCCATAATTTCTTCATGAGTTTCTAGTAGATTTTGAAAATCCGAGATCCCATCTTTTTTCAGTGGTTTTATTTCGTCTGAATATGCTTTCATCCGGTTCAGGATGGATTCGTCCTGGGAACGGCTCAGTCTTCCGGAATAGTCTTGGATTTTGTGAATGTCCATATTATGTCTTCTAAATCTATCGGCAGAATTTCCAATTACTGAATCACAAGTTCTGCTTTTAAAGCTCCTTGTTTTTTCAAAGCCTCTAAAATCGAAATAATGTCCCGCGTGGAAGCTCCGACTTTATTTAAGGCACCCACCACGTCCGAAACTTGGGTAGTTTCCTTTAAAACAAAAACAGATTCACCCTTACCTTCTTCTTGGATGGGGAAAAAATACCGCGCCTTGTCTCTATTCGCAATTTGGATGGTTAATCCTTGTTGGGAAATGGCCACTTCATCAATGGGAATGTTTGCACCCATCACAATGGTTCCCGTCCTTTCGTTGATCACAACCCGTGCGACAGGAGAAGAATTGACTGTTAAATTCTCTAACCGGGAAAGAAAGGCCAAATCTAGTTTGGGTTCCCCCGTTGCCATTTCTCCTGTGGAAGTTTGGCCGGAAGTTTTTAATGGAAGGGGAACAAGGACTTCTGTGGGTGATACTACTTCGGGAGTTACTTGAAGTTCGGCGGTGATGACATCCACAATCGCACCCATCGTTGTATAATCTTTTTCGAGGAGTGTGAGTTTAACCGATTTTGTTACAGGGGCATTGGGAACCGATTTTTCCAAAATGGCTCCCATAGGAACAAGGGCGGTATTGGATCCGGATTTTTTATCAGCACCACCACGTTTTTTCTCTTTTCCACCAAACGCAAGTACGCCGGAAGCAACAGCAATGGTTTCTCCATTCCCCGCCTTTAGTGGAGATTGTAAAAGCACTCCACCCTCAAGAGAACGTGCATCTCCCAGAGACGAAACCAAAACATCAATTTTATCCCCTTCTTTAAGGTTCACAGGAACATTGGCAGTGATAAGAACAGATGCTGTGTTTTTGGCATCTCTTAGATTCTTTTTGGTATTCACACCAAGACCGGCAAGGTAATTTTGTAAGGCCTCTTCCGTGAGTGGATTTTTTGTATCCCCTGTTCCGTTAAGACCTACCACAAGACCAAATCCAGTCAGTTGGTTTTCCCGCACGGCATCAATCCGCACTAAATCTTTTAGTCTAGTTTCTACAGCAAAACTAGGGAGAGTTGCAAAGAGAAAGATGGCAAGTGCCACGAAAGGATTTGCAAAAAAACGGAAAATTTCAATTTTTAACTCTTGGTTCGATGATCGATTTTCTTTCAAAATAGGCATTGTCTCTTACTCACTTTCACCTAAGAGTCGTTTGATATTCTTTAAAATGATTTCTTGTTTTTCTTGTTCCGATAGTTCTGCTTTTTCAGTTACTGTTCCATCGGGATTTGTGATCCGTTTCATTTGGATGTTCGGATTTGTTAATTCCTTAGGATTTAAAGTACCTTGGTATTCCACTCTTAGGTTGGCAATGAGATCACTCGAAATAAAACGGTTTTTATCCAAATCTTCTGGAGAAATGGTACCCGACAAACGAAGGTTAATCCTCTCTTCCGAAAGATTAAACACCTTACTTCCCTCAAGTTCCAAATTTCCGGTTCCTGGATCAATTCCTGTAACAAGGACTGCCATCACTCCTACCACTTTGCCTTGGGATTTGGATTTTCCCACTTTGGAACGCATATAAGTTGAGTTCGAATTATAAGCGGGGAGATCCGGGACTAACTTTTTATCGGGAACGGTTTTGATATCATTGTCAAAAGTAGCTTTGTATTCCGATTCATATTCCACACGAAGTCCGTTTTTCAAAACCACCTTAACTACAGTTCCTGGTTGGATGGTTTTCGGATACGAATATGGATCTTTGTCTTTCCATAAAGAATCCGCAGCGGAAAGAGAAATGCCTGTGAAAGTCAATAAACCAAGAATTGCCAACTCAAAAAAGAAAATCAGAATTTTTCTGGTTACTGATGGTGTCTTCGGGGAACTTAGTTTTGCATCTCTGTTCCTACTTAATTTTGACTTGGGATTTTTCTTTAGATTCATAAAATCTTATATCTCTTCCAGAAGGCAGATCCCTTCGTTTTGGACTTTGGCTTTTAAAATTTTCTGTGATGCCAAATTGAGGACAGGGATTTCATCGCCTCGGTTTCCTGAGGCAAGTGCCCTTGTTTTGATTTTTAATAATAAATTTCCAGCAGTATAAACAAGTTGTACTTCTTGTCCCCTTTCAATGGTGTGTAAAGTCCTTACTTGTTTTTTTTCAATGGTCGTATCACTAGTAAGAGCACCAAGAGCCGTTTTGCCGACAGGACTTTCTTCCACATATTCCCTGTTATGGTCTGCTGTAAAAAATGAGCGTAGTTCTACATCTTCTTCCGTTAGCACTGTCTTTGCAGGAATTTCTCGTGTCGTAAAGTATGCCTTTTTCTTTTCTTCAATTAAAAAAGGAACCGATTCCGAATGG includes these proteins:
- a CDS encoding flagellar basal body P-ring protein FlgI; this translates as MFRFFANPFVALAIFLFATLPSFAVETRLKDLVRIDAVRENQLTGFGLVVGLNGTGDTKNPLTEEALQNYLAGLGVNTKKNLRDAKNTASVLITANVPVNLKEGDKIDVLVSSLGDARSLEGGVLLQSPLKAGNGETIAVASGVLAFGGKEKKRGGADKKSGSNTALVPMGAILEKSVPNAPVTKSVKLTLLEKDYTTMGAIVDVITAELQVTPEVVSPTEVLVPLPLKTSGQTSTGEMATGEPKLDLAFLSRLENLTVNSSPVARVVINERTGTIVMGANIPIDEVAISQQGLTIQIANRDKARYFFPIQEEGKGESVFVLKETTQVSDVVGALNKVGASTRDIISILEALKKQGALKAELVIQ
- a CDS encoding flagellar basal body L-ring protein FlgH; translation: MNLKKNPKSKLSRNRDAKLSSPKTPSVTRKILIFFFELAILGLLTFTGISLSAADSLWKDKDPYSYPKTIQPGTVVKVVLKNGLRVEYESEYKATFDNDIKTVPDKKLVPDLPAYNSNSTYMRSKVGKSKSQGKVVGVMAVLVTGIDPGTGNLELEGSKVFNLSEERINLRLSGTISPEDLDKNRFISSDLIANLRVEYQGTLNPKELTNPNIQMKRITNPDGTVTEKAELSEQEKQEIILKNIKRLLGESE
- a CDS encoding rod-binding protein — its product is MDIHKIQDYSGRLSRSQDESILNRMKAYSDEIKPLKKDGISDFQNLLETHEEIMGKVSSSSLRVPQNIREEIKEDPYRKKLYDASVEFESVFVKMMLKEMKNTIHKEKMIDGGYAEEIFEDMLYDEYAKNISQNESMGLAEEIYKQMSASLPPVKKNPYL